The following are encoded together in the Triticum dicoccoides isolate Atlit2015 ecotype Zavitan chromosome 6B, WEW_v2.0, whole genome shotgun sequence genome:
- the LOC119324367 gene encoding very-long-chain aldehyde decarbonylase GL1-6-like, with the protein MASKPGPLTRWPWHDMGNYKYALVAPWAAYSTYRFAAATARGEEGDLLSLFVLPTLLFRLLYTQLWISVSRHQTARSKHRIVSKSLDFDQVDRERNWDDQIILTALLFYVVNWTAPFAQGLPWWNPRGLVVTALLHLGPVEFLYYWFHRALHHHFLYARYHSHHHASIVTEPVTSVIHPFAEEAVYFGLFAIPLLSMMATGTGSVAMSNAYLVYIDFMNYLGHCNFELVPKLLFELFPPLKYLMYTPSFHSLHHTQFRTNYSLFVPFYDYLYGTMDKSSDDLYERTLHGREEAPDVVHLTHLTAPGSLLHLRLGFASLAAAPLDSRPPSALAWSLAMVERPLAALAALLGTTAFRCEANRMGKLSTETWVVPRYTSQYTSKKDGHAVSRVVERAVADAEASGAAVLTLGLLNQGYELNRNGELYVIRKPDMKTKIVDGTSLAVAAVLHMVPRGARDVLLLGKECKVVAVLAQALCERDIQVRVVDADLHEALGQQISPELRGRLALSCSYSSKVWLVGDGLTAREQERAAPGTHFVPYSQFPVTGGGGARADCVYHSTPALVAPESYENLHACENWLPRRVMSAWRAAGIVHALERWPGHECGDAVTGVDKAWRAALAHGFRPYDAADGAAKPVQARADAK; encoded by the exons ATGGCGTCCAAGCCCGGCCCTCTCACACGGTGGCCATGGCACGACATGGGAAACTATAAG TACGCGCTGGTGGCGCCGTGGGCGGCGTACAGCACGTACCGgttcgcggcggcgacggcgaggggcgAGGAGGGGGACCTGCTCAGCCTCTTCGTGCTCCCCACGCTGCTCTTCCGGCTGCTCTACACGCAGCTGTGGATCTCCGTGTCCCGCCACCAGACCGCCCGCTCCAAGCACCGCATCGTCAGCAAGAGCCTCGACTTCGACCAGGTCGACCGCGAGCGCAACTG GGACGACCAGATCATCCTGACGGCGCTGCTGTTCTACGTGGTGAACTGGACGGCGCCGTTCGCGCAGGGCCTGCCGTGGTGGAACCCGCGGGGGCTGGTGGTGACCGCGCTCCTCCACCTCGGCCCCGTGGAGTTCCTCTACTACTGGTTCCACCGGGCGCTGCACCACCACTTCCTCTACGCGCGGTACCACTCGCACCACCACGCGTCCATCGTCACCGAGCCCGTCACCTCCGTCATCCACCCGTTCGCGGAGGAGGCCGTCTACTTCGGCCTCTTCGCCATCCCGCTCCTCTCCATGATGGCCACCGGCACCGGCTCCGTCGCCATGTCCAACGCCTACCTCGTCTACATCGACTTCATGAACTACCTCGGCCACTGCAACTTCGAGCTCGTCCCCAAGCTCCTCTTCGAGCTCTTCCCCCCGCTCAAGTACCTCATGTACACCCCATC GTTCCACTCGCTGCACCACACGCAGTTCAGGACCAACTACTCGCTGTTCGTGCCCTTCTACGACTACCTGTACGGCACCATGGACAAGTCCAGCGACGACCTGTACGAGCGCACGCTGCACGGCCGGGAGGAGGCccccgacgtcgtccacctcacccacCTCACCGCGCCGGGCTCcctcctccacctccgcctcgGCTTTGCCTCCCTCGCCGCCGCGCCGCTCGACTCGCGGCCCCCGTCGGCGCTGGCGTGGTCACTGGCCATGGTGGAGCGGCCGCTCGCCGCGCTGGCCGCGCTGCTGGGCACGACGGCCTTCCGGTGCGAGGCCAACAGGATGGGCAAGCTGAGCACTGAGACATGGGTCGTCCCGAGATACACCTCCCAG TACACGTCGAAGAAGGATGGGCACGCGGTGAGCCGGGTGGTGGAGCGGGCGGTGGCGGACGCGGAGGCGAGCGGAGCCGCGGTGCTCACGCTGGGGCTGCTGAACCAG GGGTACGAGCTGAACCGGAACGGGGAGCTGTACGTGATCAGGAAGCCTGATATGAAGACCAAGATCGTCGACGGGAcgagcctcgccgtcgccgccgtgctCCACATGGTGCCGCGCGGCGCCAGGGACGTGCTCCTCCTGGGGAAGGAGTGCAAGGTCGTGGCCGTGCTGGCCCAGGCCCTCTGCGAACGGGACATCCAG GTTCGCGTGGTGGACGCGGATCTGCACGAGGCGCTGGGGCAGCAGATCAGCCCGGAGCTCCGGGGCCGCCTGGCCCTGTCATGCAGCTACAGCAGCAAG GTGTGGCTGGTGGGCGACGGGCTGACGGCGCGGGAGCAGGAGAGGGCGGCGCCGGGCACCCACTTCGTGCCCTACTCCCAGTTCCCggtcaccggcggcggcggcgcccgcgCCGACTGCGTGTACCACAGCACCCCCGCGCTCGTGGCGCCGGAGTCGTACGAGAACCTCCACGCCTGCGAG AACTGGCTGCCGAGGCGGGTGATGAGCGCGTGGCGCGCGGCGGGGATCGTGCACGCGCTGGAGAGGTGGCCCGGGCACGAGTGCGGCGACGCGGTCACCGGCGTCGACAAGGCGTGGCGCGCCGCCCTGGCGCACGGCTTCCGCCCTTACGACGCCGCGGACGGAGCAGCCAAGCCAGTCCAAGCGCGCGCCGATGCCAAGTGA